One window of Fusobacterium polymorphum genomic DNA carries:
- a CDS encoding FprA family A-type flavoprotein, protein MHNVRNITEDLYWIGANDRRLALFENIHPIPEGVSYNSYMLLDEKTVVFDTVDWSVTRQYIENIEYLLNGRELDYLVVHHMEPDHCGAIEELALRYPNLKIISSEKGFMFMRQFGYKSINGHQLIEAKEGDKFKFGKHEIVFLEAPMVHWPEVLVSFDTTNGALFSADAFGSFKSLDGRLFNDEVNWDRDWLDEGRRYLTNIVGKYGPHIQHLLKKAGPIADKIKFICPLHGVVWRNDFEYLIDKYDKWSRYEPEEKGVLIAYASMYGNTENAVEILAAKLAEKGITNIKMYDVSNTHVSYLISDLFKYSHLVIASPTYNLGIYPVIHNFVMDMKALNLQNRTVAIVENGSWARKSGDLLQEFFETQIKDMTVLNERIGLTSAANNVNLEEMDTLVEVLVESLNK, encoded by the coding sequence ATGCATAATGTTAGAAATATAACTGAAGATCTTTATTGGATTGGAGCAAATGACCGTCGTCTTGCACTTTTTGAAAATATACATCCTATTCCAGAAGGAGTGTCATATAACTCATATATGTTATTAGATGAAAAGACAGTTGTTTTTGATACTGTTGACTGGTCTGTAACAAGACAATATATTGAAAATATAGAATATTTATTAAATGGTAGAGAATTAGACTACTTGGTAGTACATCATATGGAACCAGATCACTGTGGTGCAATTGAAGAATTAGCACTTCGTTATCCAAATTTAAAAATAATTTCTTCTGAAAAAGGATTTATGTTTATGAGACAGTTTGGATATAAAAGTATAAATGGCCATCAATTAATTGAAGCTAAAGAAGGAGACAAATTCAAATTTGGTAAACATGAAATTGTATTCTTAGAAGCACCTATGGTTCACTGGCCAGAAGTATTAGTAAGTTTTGATACTACAAATGGAGCATTATTCTCAGCAGATGCTTTTGGATCATTCAAATCTCTTGATGGAAGATTATTTAATGATGAAGTAAACTGGGATAGAGATTGGTTAGATGAAGGTCGTCGTTACTTAACAAATATTGTTGGAAAATATGGACCTCATATTCAACATTTATTGAAAAAAGCTGGACCAATTGCTGATAAAATTAAATTTATTTGTCCTTTACATGGTGTAGTTTGGAGAAACGATTTTGAATATCTAATTGATAAATATGACAAATGGAGTAGATATGAACCTGAAGAAAAAGGTGTGTTAATTGCTTATGCATCAATGTATGGAAATACAGAAAATGCTGTTGAAATTTTAGCTGCTAAATTGGCTGAAAAAGGAATTACAAATATTAAGATGTATGATGTATCTAACACACATGTGTCTTATTTAATCTCAGATTTATTTAAATATAGCCATTTAGTTATAGCTTCTCCTACATATAATTTAGGAATTTATCCAGTTATCCATAACTTTGTAATGGATATGAAAGCTCTAAATTTACAAAATAGAACAGTTGCAATAGTTGAAAATGGTTCTTGGGCTAGAAAATCTGGAGATTTATTACAAGAATTCTTTGAAACTCAAATAAAAGATATGACTGTTTTAAATGAAAGAATTGGATTAACTTCAGCTGCTAACAATGTAAACCTTGAAGAAATGGATACACTTGTTGAAGTATTAGTTGAATCTTTAAATAAATAA
- a CDS encoding acyl-CoA dehydrogenase family protein, giving the protein MLFKTTEEHEALRMQVREFVETEVKPIAAILDKENKFPHEAIKKFGQMGFMGLPYPKEYGGAGKDILSYAIAVEELSRVDGGTGVILSAHVSLGSYPIYAFGTEEQKKKYLIPLAKGEKLGAFGLTEPNAGSDAGGTETTAVKEGDHYILNGEKIFITNADVAETYVVFAVTTPDIGTKGISAFIVEKGWEGFTFGDHYDKLGIRSSSTCQLLFNNVKVPKENLLGKEGDGFKIAMSTLDGGRIGIAAQALGIAQGAFEHALEYAKEREQFGKPIAFQQAISFKLADMATKLRTARFLIYSAAELKEHHEPYGMESAMAKQYASDIALEVVNDALQIFGGSGYLKGMEVERAYRDAKITTIYEGTNEIQRVVIAAHLIGKPPKSDAAVVAKKKKGPVTGPRKNIIFKDGSAKEKVAALVAALKADGYDFTVGIPLDTPIGKSERVVSAGKGIGDKKNMKLIEKLAQQAGASVGCSRPVAETLQYLPLDRYVGMSGQKFVGNLYIACGISGALQHLKGIKDATTIVAINTNANAPIFKNADYGIVGDVAEILPLLTKELDNGEAKKDAPPMKKMKRVVPRVVYSPHVYVCSGCGHEYNPEIGDEDSDIKPGTRFKDLPEDWTCPDCGDPKSGYIDAK; this is encoded by the coding sequence ATGCTTTTTAAAACTACTGAAGAACATGAAGCTCTTCGTATGCAAGTGAGAGAATTTGTTGAAACTGAGGTTAAACCTATTGCAGCTATCTTAGATAAAGAAAATAAATTCCCGCATGAAGCCATTAAAAAATTTGGACAAATGGGATTTATGGGTCTACCTTATCCAAAAGAATATGGTGGAGCAGGAAAAGACATTTTAAGTTATGCAATAGCAGTTGAAGAATTATCTAGAGTTGATGGAGGGACTGGGGTTATTCTATCTGCACATGTTTCATTGGGGTCATATCCTATTTATGCTTTTGGTACAGAAGAACAAAAGAAAAAATATCTTATACCATTAGCTAAAGGGGAAAAATTAGGAGCATTTGGATTAACAGAACCTAATGCTGGATCAGATGCTGGGGGAACAGAAACAACTGCTGTTAAAGAAGGAGATCATTACATATTAAATGGTGAAAAAATCTTCATAACAAATGCTGATGTTGCTGAAACTTATGTGGTTTTTGCTGTAACTACTCCTGATATAGGAACAAAAGGTATAAGTGCTTTTATAGTTGAAAAAGGTTGGGAAGGTTTTACTTTTGGAGATCACTATGATAAATTAGGTATCCGTTCATCTTCAACTTGTCAATTATTATTTAATAATGTAAAAGTACCTAAAGAAAACCTTTTAGGAAAAGAAGGAGATGGATTTAAAATAGCTATGTCTACTCTAGATGGAGGACGTATAGGTATAGCTGCACAAGCATTAGGAATTGCACAAGGTGCTTTTGAACACGCTCTTGAATATGCAAAAGAAAGAGAACAATTTGGAAAACCAATAGCTTTCCAACAAGCAATTTCGTTTAAGCTTGCAGATATGGCAACAAAATTAAGAACAGCTAGATTCTTAATATACAGTGCTGCTGAATTGAAAGAACACCATGAACCTTATGGAATGGAATCTGCAATGGCAAAACAATATGCTTCTGACATAGCTCTTGAAGTAGTTAATGATGCATTACAAATATTTGGAGGTTCTGGATACTTAAAAGGAATGGAAGTAGAAAGAGCATATAGAGATGCAAAAATTACAACTATTTATGAAGGAACAAATGAAATTCAAAGAGTTGTTATAGCTGCACACTTAATAGGAAAACCACCTAAATCAGATGCAGCAGTAGTTGCTAAAAAGAAAAAAGGACCAGTTACAGGACCTAGAAAGAATATAATATTTAAAGATGGATCAGCTAAAGAAAAAGTTGCCGCATTAGTTGCTGCATTAAAAGCGGATGGCTATGATTTTACTGTTGGTATTCCTCTTGATACTCCAATAGGAAAATCTGAAAGAGTTGTAAGTGCTGGTAAAGGTATTGGAGATAAAAAGAATATGAAGTTAATTGAAAAATTAGCTCAACAAGCAGGAGCTTCAGTTGGATGTTCTAGACCAGTAGCAGAAACATTACAATATTTACCACTTGATCGTTATGTAGGAATGTCAGGACAAAAATTTGTTGGAAATCTTTATATAGCTTGTGGAATTTCAGGAGCTTTACAACACTTAAAAGGAATTAAAGATGCGACAACAATAGTTGCTATAAATACAAATGCAAATGCACCTATATTTAAAAATGCTGACTATGGAATAGTTGGAGATGTGGCAGAAATTTTACCACTACTAACTAAGGAATTAGACAATGGAGAAGCTAAAAAAGATGCACCGCCTATGAAGAAAATGAAGAGAGTTGTACCTAGAGTAGTTTATAGCCCTCATGTATATGTATGTAGTGGTTGTGGTCATGAATATAATCCTGAAATAGGAGACGAAGATTCAGATATCAAACCAGGAACTAGATTTAAAGATTTACCTGAAGACTGGACTTGTCCTGATTGTGGAGATCCAAAATCTGGATATATAGATGCAAAATAA
- a CDS encoding autotransporter serine protease fusolisin — MRKEILKSKMMLIALASILFVSCGGGGGGGGGGGSSNLPINPSKPTPSRPVETDPAYKFPTTSNPLDTRKGDMSALKTSLYNDQVASGTSIPKDTRETNGFVDGVNEGKLEGSGVKVAILDSNFVDAPRAGGSSAENKRGNAITRRRDRSLTSVYTNVEILNTTVPYTENAIPGTDKATGLEHGEEVLEVVRDLEYAPNNDALTYLPSKTKPKNKINVILGTVGIDYKDKKTNKYKIAAILPTQKTYDDALEKFGSQSVKIFNQSFGSDESYEDSKYKNAKNGKESPLYFSKISSTDTYKPMLLYFKDVVNNKGGLFIWSAGNTENRASSLDAGLPYFDQSLEKGWISVVGVKPEKKSGGIISTYNVIDGLSHAGSDAAYWSISADDSSMKKITSVNTVTGTVGYTTGYGSSYAAPRVTRAAALVYEKYDWMTNDQIRQTLFTTTDETNVTFRKPGRRVSSTPDSRYGWGMLNQARALKGPGAFMNVTSNSSSSKIFNANVPSGTTSYFDNNIFGDGGLQKLGDGTLHLTGNNSFSGGSKVTAGTLEIHQVHSSPITIGANGTLVLNPKAIVGYDSWAWETIGTIDPQKITDSGLKVKNYGTVRFNGTTAIIGGDYVAYTGSNTQVGFKNSVKVLGKIRIQNGTVTVQSNDYISQTEKATIMQGKSFEGNIANVKTNGMRTANVEVKDGKVVATMSRQNPIEYIGEEALASTKNVAGNVENVFQDLDRKIKEGTATKEELAMGTTIQNMERETFATASEMMSGEIYASAQALTFSQAQNVNRDLSNRLAGLDNFKNSNKDSEVWFSVLGSGGKLRRDGYASADTRVTGGQFGIDTKFEGTTTLGVALNYSYAKANFNRYAGESKSNMVGVSFYGKQELPYGFYTAGRLGLSNISSKVERELLTSTGETLTGKINHHDKMLSAYIEIGKKFGWFTPFIGYSQDYLRRGSFNESEASWGIKADSKNYRATNFLVGARAEYVADKYKLQAYVTQAINTDKRDLTYEGNFTGSNVRQKYQGVKQAKNTTWVGFGVFREISPVFGVYGNVDFRVEDKKWADSVISTGLQYRF, encoded by the coding sequence ATGAGGAAAGAAATTTTAAAAAGTAAAATGATGTTAATTGCATTAGCTTCCATACTATTTGTAAGTTGTGGTGGCGGTGGAGGAGGTGGCGGTGGAGGAGGTTCTAGTAACCTACCAATAAATCCAAGTAAACCTACTCCAAGTAGACCAGTAGAAACTGATCCAGCATATAAATTCCCAACAACAAGCAATCCATTGGATACCAGAAAAGGGGATATGTCAGCTTTAAAGACAAGTCTTTATAATGATCAAGTAGCTTCAGGAACAAGTATTCCTAAAGACACTAGAGAAACTAACGGATTTGTAGATGGTGTTAATGAAGGAAAATTAGAAGGTAGTGGAGTAAAGGTAGCAATTTTAGATTCAAATTTTGTTGATGCACCAAGAGCAGGTGGAAGCAGTGCAGAAAATAAAAGAGGAAATGCTATAACTAGAAGAAGAGATAGATCTTTAACATCTGTATACACAAATGTAGAGATATTAAATACAACAGTCCCGTATACAGAAAATGCAATACCTGGAACTGATAAAGCAACTGGCTTAGAACATGGGGAAGAAGTTTTAGAAGTTGTAAGAGATTTAGAATATGCACCAAATAATGATGCATTAACATATCTTCCAAGCAAAACTAAACCTAAAAATAAAATTAATGTTATTTTAGGAACTGTTGGCATAGATTATAAAGATAAGAAGACAAATAAATATAAAATAGCTGCAATTTTACCAACACAAAAAACTTATGATGATGCTTTGGAAAAGTTTGGAAGTCAAAGTGTGAAAATATTTAACCAATCTTTTGGAAGTGATGAAAGTTATGAAGATTCAAAATATAAAAATGCAAAAAATGGAAAAGAATCACCTCTATATTTTTCAAAAATAAGTTCAACAGATACATATAAACCAATGTTACTTTATTTTAAAGATGTAGTAAATAATAAAGGTGGATTATTTATATGGTCAGCAGGAAATACTGAAAATAGAGCTTCTTCATTAGATGCAGGATTACCATATTTTGATCAAAGTTTAGAAAAAGGTTGGATCTCAGTTGTAGGAGTAAAACCTGAAAAGAAAAGTGGTGGAATAATCTCAACATATAATGTTATAGATGGTTTATCTCATGCTGGTTCAGATGCAGCATACTGGTCTATTTCAGCTGATGATAGTTCAATGAAAAAGATTACAAGTGTCAATACTGTAACAGGAACAGTAGGGTATACTACAGGGTATGGTTCATCTTATGCAGCACCAAGAGTAACAAGAGCAGCAGCTTTGGTATATGAAAAATATGATTGGATGACAAATGATCAAATTCGTCAAACTTTGTTTACTACAACTGATGAAACAAATGTAACTTTCAGAAAACCTGGAAGAAGAGTTAGTAGTACACCAGATTCAAGATATGGTTGGGGTATGTTAAATCAAGCAAGAGCATTAAAGGGACCAGGAGCATTTATGAATGTAACCTCTAATTCTTCTTCTTCAAAGATATTTAATGCAAATGTACCTTCTGGAACAACTTCATATTTTGATAATAATATTTTTGGAGATGGAGGTTTACAAAAATTAGGAGATGGAACTCTTCATTTAACTGGTAATAACTCATTTAGTGGAGGAAGTAAAGTAACAGCTGGAACTCTTGAAATTCATCAAGTACATTCAAGTCCTATAACCATTGGAGCAAATGGAACTTTGGTGTTAAATCCTAAGGCAATAGTTGGTTATGATTCTTGGGCTTGGGAAACTATTGGGACTATTGATCCTCAAAAAATAACAGATAGTGGCTTAAAAGTAAAAAATTATGGAACAGTAAGATTTAATGGAACAACAGCAATAATAGGTGGAGATTATGTTGCTTATACTGGTTCTAATACACAAGTAGGATTTAAAAATTCAGTTAAAGTTCTAGGAAAAATAAGAATTCAAAATGGAACTGTTACTGTTCAATCTAATGATTATATATCTCAAACTGAAAAAGCTACAATAATGCAAGGAAAATCATTTGAAGGAAATATAGCTAATGTTAAAACAAATGGAATGAGAACAGCAAATGTAGAAGTAAAAGATGGAAAAGTAGTAGCAACAATGTCAAGACAAAATCCAATTGAATATATAGGAGAAGAAGCACTAGCTTCAACAAAGAATGTAGCGGGAAATGTTGAAAATGTATTCCAAGATTTAGATAGAAAAATAAAAGAAGGAACAGCAACAAAAGAAGAATTGGCAATGGGAACTACTATTCAAAATATGGAAAGAGAAACATTTGCAACAGCATCAGAAATGATGTCAGGAGAAATATATGCATCAGCACAAGCATTGACTTTCTCACAAGCACAAAATGTAAATAGAGATTTATCAAATAGATTAGCAGGACTTGATAATTTTAAAAATTCAAATAAAGATTCGGAAGTATGGTTCTCAGTATTAGGAAGTGGAGGAAAGCTAAGAAGAGATGGTTATGCTTCAGCAGATACAAGAGTAACAGGAGGGCAATTTGGTATAGATACTAAATTTGAAGGAACAACAACTCTAGGAGTAGCATTAAACTATTCTTATGCAAAAGCAAACTTCAATAGATATGCAGGAGAATCAAAGAGTAATATGGTAGGAGTATCATTCTATGGAAAACAAGAATTACCATATGGATTCTATACAGCAGGTAGATTAGGATTATCAAATATCTCATCAAAAGTTGAAAGAGAATTATTAACATCAACAGGAGAAACATTAACAGGAAAGATAAATCACCATGATAAAATGTTATCAGCTTACATAGAAATAGGAAAGAAATTTGGATGGTTTACACCATTTATAGGATATTCACAAGATTATTTAAGAAGAGGAAGTTTCAATGAATCAGAAGCATCTTGGGGAATAAAAGCAGATAGTAAGAATTATAGAGCAACAAATTTCTTAGTGGGAGCAAGAGCAGAGTATGTAGCAGATAAATATAAACTACAAGCTTATGTAACACAAGCAATAAATACAGATAAGAGAGATTTGACTTATGAAGGGAACTTCACAGGAAGTAATGTAAGACAAAAATACCAAGGAGTAAAACAAGCAAAGAATACAACATGGGTAGGCTTTGGAGTATTTAGAGAAATAAGTCCAGTATTTGGAGTATATGGAAATGTAGATTTCAGAGTAGAAGATAAGAAATGGGCAGACTCAGTAATCTCAACAGGATTACAATATAGATTCTAA
- a CDS encoding PhzF family phenazine biosynthesis protein, protein MRIFICDAFSSEIFKGNQAGVVILEEKEEYPTVTLMKNIAAELKHSETAFVKKIDNKKFKIRYFTPTEEVELCGHATISVFSVLRELKLIFSGKYIAETLAGSLEIVVDNDFIWMDMASPKIEYTFNLDEIKEIYSAFNIDTVQATKNLIPKIVNTGLSDIIIHIEDKNILDSFVMNKERVIELSKKYKVVGAHLFTLDKDKKVTAFCRNIAPLVGIDEECATGTSNGALTHYLKDYNIISNKDINTFIQGETMGRASTILSRYKEDGRTIQVGGNAVISFECKIYE, encoded by the coding sequence ATGAGAATTTTTATTTGTGATGCTTTTAGTTCTGAAATTTTTAAAGGAAATCAAGCTGGTGTTGTTATATTAGAAGAAAAAGAAGAATATCCCACTGTAACTTTAATGAAAAATATTGCAGCTGAATTAAAACATTCTGAAACTGCTTTTGTAAAGAAAATTGATAATAAAAAATTTAAAATTAGATACTTTACTCCAACAGAAGAGGTTGAATTATGTGGACATGCAACAATTTCAGTTTTTTCTGTTTTAAGAGAATTAAAATTAATATTTAGTGGTAAATATATTGCCGAAACTTTGGCAGGTAGCTTAGAGATAGTAGTTGATAATGATTTTATATGGATGGATATGGCTAGTCCTAAGATAGAATATACATTTAATTTAGATGAAATTAAAGAAATTTATTCTGCATTTAACATAGATACAGTTCAGGCTACTAAAAATTTAATTCCTAAAATTGTAAATACAGGTTTAAGTGATATTATCATTCATATTGAGGATAAAAACATCTTAGATAGTTTTGTAATGAATAAAGAAAGGGTAATAGAACTTTCAAAAAAATATAAGGTCGTAGGAGCTCATCTATTTACACTTGATAAAGATAAAAAAGTAACTGCTTTTTGTAGAAATATTGCCCCCTTAGTTGGTATAGATGAAGAATGTGCAACAGGTACATCAAATGGTGCTTTAACTCATTATTTAAAAGACTATAATATTATTTCAAATAAAGATATAAATACTTTCATACAAGGTGAAACAATGGGCAGAGCTTCAACTATATTAAGTAGATATAAAGAAGATGGAAGAACTATACAGGTTGGAGGAAATGCAGTAATTTCTTTTGAATGTAAAATTTATGAATGA
- a CDS encoding ABC transporter ATP-binding protein — MAMLEVKDLQVFYDNIQALKGISLEINEGEVVSIIGANGAGKTTTLQTISGLITPKSGSIIFEGKNLLKEKAHNICKLGIAQVPEGRRIFSQLAVKDNLKLGQFTIKDSAEKKEEDRANFYKVFPRMSERKNQLAGTLSGGEQQMLAMGRALMSRPKLLILDEPSMGLSPLFVKEIFEVIKQLKEKGTTILLVEQNAKMALSISDRAYVIETGEIVLEGKAKDLLYNDRVKKAYLGG, encoded by the coding sequence ATGGCAATGTTAGAAGTAAAAGACCTACAAGTTTTTTATGATAATATACAAGCTCTTAAAGGAATTTCATTAGAAATTAATGAAGGAGAAGTTGTATCTATCATAGGAGCTAATGGTGCTGGAAAAACAACAACATTACAGACAATATCTGGACTTATAACTCCTAAAAGTGGTTCCATAATATTTGAAGGAAAAAATCTTTTAAAAGAGAAAGCTCATAATATTTGTAAATTGGGTATAGCACAAGTTCCAGAAGGAAGAAGGATTTTTTCACAACTTGCAGTTAAAGATAATTTAAAATTAGGACAATTTACTATAAAAGATAGTGCTGAGAAAAAAGAAGAAGATAGAGCAAACTTCTATAAAGTTTTTCCTAGAATGTCTGAAAGAAAAAATCAGTTGGCAGGAACATTATCTGGTGGAGAACAACAGATGCTTGCTATGGGAAGAGCTTTGATGAGTAGACCTAAACTTTTAATTTTAGATGAACCATCAATGGGACTTTCACCACTATTTGTAAAAGAAATTTTTGAAGTTATAAAGCAGTTAAAAGAAAAAGGAACTACTATTTTATTAGTAGAACAAAATGCTAAGATGGCACTTTCTATTTCTGATAGAGCTTATGTTATTGAAACAGGAGAAATAGTTCTTGAAGGAAAAGCAAAGGATTTGCTATATAATGATAGAGTAAAGAAAGCTTATCTTGGTGGGTAG
- a CDS encoding ABC transporter ATP-binding protein, which produces MENKKPLLVAKDISISFGALKAVDSFNLEINSGELIGLIGPNGAGKTTVFNILTGVYNASSGEYTLDGENVIKTSTSALVKKGLARTFQNIRLFKYLSVLDNVVAAYNFRMKYGILSGMLRFPNFWREEKEAKEKAMALLKIFDLDKYAGMHAGNLPYGEQRKLEIARAMATEPKILLLDEPAAGMNPKETEDLMNTIKLIRDKFGIAVLLIEHDMKLVLGICERLVVLNYGQILASGDPKEVINNPQVVEAYLGKEEDE; this is translated from the coding sequence ATGGAAAATAAAAAACCTCTTTTAGTCGCAAAAGACATATCAATTAGTTTTGGAGCATTGAAAGCAGTTGATAGTTTTAATTTAGAAATAAATTCAGGAGAATTAATAGGTTTAATAGGACCTAATGGAGCAGGTAAGACAACAGTATTTAATATATTAACAGGTGTATATAATGCAAGTTCAGGAGAATATACACTAGATGGAGAAAATGTTATTAAAACTTCAACTTCTGCTCTTGTAAAAAAAGGTTTAGCTCGTACTTTCCAAAATATAAGATTATTTAAGTATCTATCAGTTTTAGATAATGTTGTTGCTGCATATAATTTCCGTATGAAATATGGAATTTTATCTGGTATGCTTCGTTTTCCAAATTTTTGGAGAGAAGAAAAAGAAGCTAAAGAAAAGGCAATGGCTCTTTTAAAAATATTTGATTTAGATAAGTATGCAGGAATGCATGCTGGAAATCTTCCTTATGGTGAACAAAGAAAATTAGAAATTGCAAGAGCTATGGCAACAGAACCAAAAATTCTTCTTTTAGATGAACCAGCAGCAGGAATGAACCCAAAAGAAACAGAAGATTTAATGAATACTATAAAATTAATTCGTGATAAGTTTGGAATAGCAGTTTTACTTATAGAACATGATATGAAGTTAGTTCTTGGTATCTGTGAAAGATTGGTTGTTCTAAACTATGGACAAATATTGGCAAGTGGTGATCCAAAAGAGGTTATAAATAATCCTCAAGTTGTAGAAGCATACTTAGGTAAGGAGGAAGATGAATAA
- a CDS encoding branched-chain amino acid ABC transporter permease yields MDKNKKLSYITTYVLLIVLYFILFSLINSGFISRYQVGILILILINVILAASLNVTVGCLGQITLGHAGFMSIGAYTAALLTKSGFLSGYPGYIVALIVGGLVAGAIGFIIGIPALRLTGDYLAIITLAFGEIIRVLIEYFKFTGGAQGLTGIPRVNNFTLIYFITIFSVIFMYAIMTSRHGRAILAIREDEIASGASGINTTYYKTFAFVLSAIFAGIAGGIYAHNLGILGAKQFDYNYSINILVMVVLGGMGSFTGSILSAIVLTILPEVLRSFAEYRMIVYPLILIIMMLFRPKGLLGREEFQISKVISYFTKKSKRGETNGK; encoded by the coding sequence ATGGATAAGAATAAAAAATTAAGTTATATAACTACTTATGTACTATTAATAGTCCTATATTTTATATTATTCTCTTTAATAAATTCTGGTTTCATAAGTAGATATCAAGTTGGAATTTTAATTTTGATTTTAATAAATGTAATTTTAGCAGCAAGTTTAAATGTAACAGTTGGTTGTTTGGGACAAATTACTCTAGGGCATGCAGGTTTTATGTCAATAGGAGCATATACAGCAGCACTTTTAACTAAGTCTGGCTTTCTTTCAGGGTATCCAGGTTACATTGTAGCTTTAATAGTTGGTGGACTTGTAGCAGGAGCCATAGGATTTATAATAGGAATACCTGCTTTAAGACTTACTGGAGATTATCTTGCTATTATAACTTTGGCTTTTGGAGAAATTATTAGAGTATTGATAGAATATTTTAAGTTTACAGGTGGAGCACAAGGATTAACTGGTATACCAAGAGTAAATAATTTTACATTAATATATTTTATAACAATATTCTCAGTTATATTTATGTATGCAATTATGACAAGTAGACATGGTAGAGCAATTCTAGCTATCCGTGAAGATGAAATAGCAAGTGGAGCTTCTGGAATAAATACAACTTACTATAAGACTTTTGCCTTTGTGCTATCGGCGATATTTGCTGGTATAGCAGGTGGAATTTATGCACATAACTTAGGAATTTTAGGAGCTAAACAATTTGACTATAACTATTCAATAAATATACTTGTTATGGTTGTACTTGGAGGAATGGGAAGTTTCACAGGTTCAATCTTATCAGCAATAGTTCTTACTATTTTACCAGAAGTTTTAAGAAGTTTTGCAGAATATAGAATGATAGTTTATCCTTTAATTTTAATTATAATGATGTTATTTAGACCAAAAGGATTACTTGGAAGAGAAGAGTTCCAAATAAGTAAAGTGATTTCATACTTTACTAAAAAATCAAAAAGAGGTGAAACAAATGGAAAATAA
- a CDS encoding branched-chain amino acid ABC transporter permease — protein MEFLLQIINGLQIGSIYALVSLGYTMVYGIAQLINFAHGDIIMIGAYTSLFSIPLFTSLGLPVWATVIPAIIICALIGCLAERIAYRPLRNSPRISNLITAIGVSLFLENVFMKVFTPNTRSFPKIFNQGPISFGNGINISFGAVVTIVTTLILSIGLQLFMKKTKYGKAMIATSQDYAASELVGINVDRTIQLTFAIGSGLAAVGSVLYVSAYPQIQPLMGSMLGIKAFVAAVLGGIGILPGAVLGGFILGIVESLTRAYLSSQLADAFVFSILIIVLLFKPTGILGKNVKEKV, from the coding sequence ATGGAGTTTTTACTTCAAATAATTAATGGTTTACAAATAGGAAGTATCTACGCCCTAGTGTCTTTAGGATATACAATGGTATATGGTATAGCACAACTTATTAACTTTGCACATGGTGATATTATAATGATAGGGGCTTATACATCACTTTTTTCTATTCCATTGTTTACATCATTAGGTTTACCAGTTTGGGCAACAGTTATTCCTGCAATAATTATCTGTGCACTTATAGGTTGTTTAGCTGAAAGAATAGCATATAGACCACTTAGAAATTCACCAAGAATTTCAAATTTAATAACTGCTATTGGAGTTAGTTTATTTTTAGAAAATGTTTTTATGAAAGTATTTACACCAAATACAAGATCATTTCCTAAAATCTTTAATCAAGGGCCAATATCTTTTGGAAATGGAATAAATATTAGTTTTGGAGCTGTTGTAACAATAGTAACAACACTTATTTTATCAATTGGTTTACAGTTATTTATGAAAAAAACTAAATATGGTAAGGCAATGATAGCAACAAGTCAAGATTATGCAGCCTCTGAATTAGTTGGAATAAATGTAGATAGGACAATACAATTAACATTTGCAATAGGTAGTGGACTTGCAGCAGTTGGTTCTGTATTATATGTTTCAGCTTATCCACAAATACAACCTTTAATGGGTTCAATGCTTGGAATAAAAGCCTTTGTTGCAGCAGTTTTAGGAGGGATTGGAATATTACCTGGTGCTGTTTTAGGAGGATTTATATTAGGAATTGTTGAAAGTTTAACAAGAGCATATTTATCATCTCAACTTGCAGACGCTTTTGTATTTTCAATATTGATTATAGTTTTATTGTTTAAACCTACTGGAATACTTGGAAAAAATGTAAAGGAGAAAGTATAA